The nucleotide sequence ATCGATCCCACTGAGTCCGGGCAAGCCGAGGTCGAGCAGCACCACGTCGGGGCGCTGAAACGCGGCTTCTTGCAGCCCGAGCTGGCCGTCAGCCGCCTCGCAGACCTCGTAACCACGCGATTCGAGCACCATGCGCAGCAGGCGGCGCATTTGCTGTTCGTCGTCGATGATGAGGGCTTTACTCATGTCGTAGAACGAGTTTTCTAACTCGTTTCAGAGGTTGGGGATGATGGTGAGTCGGAGGGAACGAGTTGGAAAACTCGTTCTACGCGAAGAACAAACTCCGCGCCGCCTTCGGGGTGATTGTGCGCTTCGATGTCGCCTTTCATGGCCCGCATCAAGCCGCGAGCAATGGCGAGACCCAAACCCGTGCCTCCGGCGGGTGAATCGGGGGCGCGGTAAAATTTATCGAACACATGGTCCTCCGTGCCGATGGGCAATCCCGGGCCGTGATCGCGGACTCGCAGCTCCAGCGTGCCATTCGTCAATGCGGTGTGGATTTCGATCTCCGTGCCTGCTGGCGCATAAAGCGTGGCGTTGTGGAGCACATTACCGAGAACCTGGGCGAGCAAGCGGCTATCGAGCATCATCAGTGGCAGATCATCGGTGCCGCTGAGTCGGAGTGGATACTTGCTGAGTTCCTTTTGCAGCGGCGTAGTGGCAGCGTGGAGCACATCGCTGATCTCGCACCAGTCGGGACGTGGCTTCAGCGCCTCGGACTCGACGCGGGTCATCTCCAAAAAGTTCTCCACGATGCGCTGGAGCCTGCGATTGGCTGTTTCGATCTCCGCCGCGAAGGCATTCCCCTGCCCCAGGCCATCCAAAGCTGTGCGGATGATGGCGATGGGAGTTTTCAGTTCATGCGACACGCTATCGAGCAGTGTGCGGTGCAGTCGCTCGGACTCCGCGAGGAGTTCGGCGCGATGTTTGGCCTCAACCAATTGCTCACGTTCGCGGTGGTGCTGCTCCAGTGCGGCTTCACGCTCCCGCAAGCGCGTGATGAGGTGGCCCATGCTGAGTGCCACGACAAAGAACATGGCGAACATGATGATGTCCTGCGGCTTCTCGATGTGCAGCGTGAACTGCGGCGGGATGAAGATGAAATTCCACACCAGCGCGCTCACCACGCCCATGGCCAGCACTGGCCCGCGATTCCACCGCGTGCCCGCGAGCACGATGGCCATCAGAAACACAAGCGCGGAGACAAGATAGCCCGTGTAAGGCAGCAGCACCCAGCACACCGAAGCCAACACAAAGAGGATCGTCATCCCCCAGCTAAACTGCCCCACCACGGCCACTGGCACGAGCTCGCGTGCTTTGGGAGAGGATAGATAGTCGTTCATGGGAACTATCCTGCGTGTGAAATGAAGCATCGCTAGTGAACAGACGATGCAGCGGCGTTAAGAAGGTGTGAAAACTCGTTCTACGTTAGATTTCAACCTGCTGTCCGAGCTCGATGACGCGACCGATGGGGATCTGGAAGTAGGTCGCGGGTTGCTGGGCGAGCTTGCTGGCGAAGGAGAAGAGGTGCTCACGCCATCTAGCCATGCCGGGTTTGGCGCTGGGGATGATGATTTCGCGTCCGAGAAAGAAGGTGGCTTTTTCGGACTCGACTTCGAGGTTTTGGGCGGCGCATTGGCGCAACAGACGCGGGACGTTGGGCTTTTGCATGAAGCCGAAGCGACCTGTAACACGCCAGAAGCCTTCGCCGAGGTTTTCGACCTCGACGCGGCGACTCGGTGGCACCCCGGGCTCGTCTTAGGTGATCAAAGTCATGAAGACAACTCGCTGATGGATGGCGTGGTAGTGCTTCAAACTATGCAACAGGGCAATCGGGGCACGCCCGCTGGTGCTGGTCATGAAAATAGCTGTACCGGGCACTTGGATGACTTTCCCTGAGGCGAGGCTCTGAATGAGCATTTCCTGCGTGAGGGAGCTTTTTTCCATGGATGCACGCACCAGTCGGCGACCCGTGGCCCAGGTAGTCATCACGATGAAGATGCCTGCGCCGACAGCGAGCGGGAACCATCCGCCATCGAAGAATTTCACGAGATTGGCGCTGAGGAAGGCGAGTTCGATGGTGCCAAACACGAGGCATAGCGGCAGCGTTTTGAGCACGCTCCATTTCCACAAATGCCGTGCGGCAAAGTAAAAGAGGATGGTGGTGATGAGCATGGTCATCGTCACGGCTACGCCATAGGCAGCAGCGAGATTGGACGAGGTGCGGAAGGCAACGACGAGGGCTAGGCAGGCGAGCATGAGCACCCAGTTCACCAGGGGGATG is from Verrucomicrobiaceae bacterium and encodes:
- a CDS encoding DUF4118 domain-containing protein, yielding MNDYLSSPKARELVPVAVVGQFSWGMTILFVLASVCWVLLPYTGYLVSALVFLMAIVLAGTRWNRGPVLAMGVVSALVWNFIFIPPQFTLHIEKPQDIIMFAMFFVVALSMGHLITRLREREAALEQHHREREQLVEAKHRAELLAESERLHRTLLDSVSHELKTPIAIIRTALDGLGQGNAFAAEIETANRRLQRIVENFLEMTRVESEALKPRPDWCEISDVLHAATTPLQKELSKYPLRLSGTDDLPLMMLDSRLLAQVLGNVLHNATLYAPAGTEIEIHTALTNGTLELRVRDHGPGLPIGTEDHVFDKFYRAPDSPAGGTGLGLAIARGLMRAMKGDIEAHNHPEGGAEFVLRVERVFQLVPSDSPSSPTSETS